The Capsicum annuum cultivar UCD-10X-F1 chromosome 3, UCD10Xv1.1, whole genome shotgun sequence genomic sequence CTTCATATATACACAGAGGGGGGAAGATTCTTCAAAGTGCTCTTTTCATGCGTGAATTAAATGGCTTTGAGTTATAAATTAATATACCTAATGTTAAAAAACTAATAGACAAACataacatttaaaaatatttttgtgaaaaaacaaaaacataaaagtgTATNNNNNNNNNNNNNNNNNNNNNNNNNNNNNNNNNNNNNNNNNNNNNNNNNNNNNNNNNNNNNNNNNNNNNNNNNNNNNNNNNNNNNNNNNNNNNNNNNNNNCAGGGGTTGGATAGAGGTTTTTGGAAACTCAGTAACTTTCGcacaaattttgtatttatattaaaaaatctaataagtatataagaattataagttagaAATTCATGAATAAAGTACTCTTATATTATTAGTTTAGTGAAGCAGAGGAACCTAAATCTTAATAAAGTTTTGTTGACTTATGATTGTATGTTGGAATTTCCTTAATTgctatttgttttatttttgactaatataaaaaatcataaactttTAACATCCACTTTTACAAGAGtgattattttatgtataaaatatatctaCATACGTCAGTTAGTTAACAcacctttttcaaaaatatcgCGAAAAACCGGTGCCATTTTTTAAAGAAGGATTAACACGTGAATATGTTCCAACTTCTAAATATTCCACTGCCAACTATAAGAAGATCATCTGCAGCATTTTATTTAGTGTAGAAAATGTTTTATTCTTGTACATACATATAGCTGCCTGAATCACGACAGCTAATTATATGTTCTTGTGAGAGACAACAGAAGACATACATCAAACGTTATAAACACCAACGAAGTTCTGGTCTAATGAACCAACATAAAGTTTGCCTTTATACTCTTGAACTTCACTTATCCCAGCTGGACTTAGCATATATTGAGCTGTGAAATCGCGTGTTTCCATGACTTGTCCGAACTGATTCAGCCTTTGTCCTCTCGAAATAAAGGTGGGAATATTCACATTGACAACAGCCACCCAAAAATCTCCCGATACAGTCCTCTTTATGTTATCTGGATTTCCATCAACCTCTGTGAAAACATCTGATGTATTTGTTTTTGATCCTGTCAGCCAAAATCTCCGAATTCTTCTAGCAATAAGTTCCGTGACTAGTAAATAGGATTTATCTCTGCTGAGTGCTATCCCTGCTGGCCCTGAAAGTCCACTTAGTAATAACGTGGTCTGGTTTCTTCGTATATCATACTGGAACAATCTCCCTGTTGTATCTCGTCTGCTTAGAAGAATTATGACCCTGTTGCTGCTTATAAGACGATTCATTTTTTATAAGAATAAAAGATCAGTTAGTTGCAATTAGATGTAATACTGATAGATAAATGGAACTTGGATTGCCCGAGACCAAAATTCACGCTAACCCACCAATGTGCATGGGGACACAGCACAAAAAGTGTGTCAATATTTTCCAAACACTGCACATCATTATTTGCAAATGTTGGTTTTTCCATCACTCGATACAAATGCAGAACTTCAGTAGTATTTACAATACTAGTGAATTAAGTACTAAGAATTTTGTTTCTCAAGTACTTCAAGTGAAATGATTGAAACAAAGCTTTAGCATATTTTCCATAAGTGAAATCACGTCCAAATAGAAATCAACTTTCAGATACTCtttttcaacttcaaataatTGATACGAGAAAATTGAAGTTTTAGAGTGACAAACCTAATTCGGAATACAGCTCCTGAATCTATAAAATAAATCATTCTCCTTTCCTGGTCGATGGCTAGTGAGTTGAGAAAGGCAAAAGGTTTTCCCTCAAAGCTAGTAACAACTGGTCTAGCGAGCCCTCCGCTTGATCCAACTACCAAGAGTCCATAAAATGCATCAGTTATATATAGGTCACCTGTTCTGGTGTAAAATTCAAGGCCAAGCGGTCTTCCACATATTTGTTGTGATATTGGGTCGTTTGTGCCATCACATCTTATTTTGGTCCTAAAGATGCATAATAATTGACAAAAACTATCAGCCTTTGAGAAAAGATAAGCACTACAAAAATTAGCTACAGACATCGTTACTAGTGAATCCATAAATTTTGCTGTTTAACTGCGAAATTTGCCAGTAGTGAATAAGAGGAATTTAATTACCTATTTGGTGATGTAGTAGCAAATTCAGTGAAGCCTATATTAGGACCTTCATATTTGAGTACTCTGCCATCTCCAACACCTGTATAAGGTCCGCCACCTTTTGTGTCGAAAGCAGAAGCTTCAGGGCCTAAAACTCGTGGTGGAAGTCGGAGATGTGAAGGTTGGCAATGAACAAGATAAGGTGAGACATTTAGCAGTATCCAAATCTGGAGAATTAGGAACATTCTTTTTGTAATTGAGACTATTTCCATGTTTCTGTATATCCAACGAAATAATCAGCAGCTGATACTTATACTAACAAATTGCTCAGTACCATTCCTAGCTAGATCTTGTAGAAATGATAGGTAGATTTTAGGCAGATCCAATTAACTTAAATGTTTTCGACTGTAGTGTTGtatatatttgatttttcaaatgCATGCATAccataaaatcaaaattagtcatttgaACTAAATTCATTTTCAATCATAAGGGATCCAAGAACCATACAACTTTAGGAAAACCATACCCCAAAAGATATCTATCAAGGTGGGAGAGCTCAAGGCTAATAAGCAACACATCCCTTCCCCATTTAACCAATGTGAGATTCAAGTTACCTTCCGTAAGAAAATATTTGTACACTTAAACGAATTAGATAATAGAGGGTTGAGGTGTTGATAAATTTATTGTCAGATTGACTCTTAACAACAACAATTAATCAACAATAGATCATAGGCAACAAATTGCCTGAGATGGGGAATAAGAGCACACCAATAACGTTTACGGGGGTATTGTACCCTGATACCAAGGGCACATAAAGCTCTATGTACGATTTTCGAAAACCCAATTCTTCTCAtgatatgatatatatacatacaatgtGGTGGTAACAACTCTTGTCATTACAAATAACTTGTTTAAAAAGTCTTTGGAATAAATTTTGCCTTTAGttataaaatatctaataaatcaagacacaatatggtaATATCAATTCATGGGCCTTACTTATTGTTTGAAAacctttgagctaagtcttacctctaaggtaagagttatagagcatctcataaacaaaacacaatatggtagtgtcactCTTACTCATGGggcgtaacttattgtttgaaagacTTTGGGCTAAgtgcatctcataaatcaaagcTTAATATGATAGTGTTAACTCTTGTCATTATACGTAagttattgtttgaaagtccttggaatAAATCTTGccttataaaatatctcataaattaagatatagtgtggtagtgtcaactcttgatCGTGGAGCGTAACTTGTTTGAAAgtcttgggctaagtcttgcctctaaggcaagagttacaGAACATTTTATAAATCAAGACACAGTATGATATTGTCAACTCTTTCCGGAAAGCAGTGAGCAATGCTGGAAATTGGAGCTTGCTAAATGCTGGAAATTGACAATGAGCAATGTAGCGAGAAGCATTTAGCATGAACTAAATCTGGACCACCAATAATGCTTTTCAAATTGAGACCGTTTCCATCTTTCTGGTGTACTCAGTGAAATGATAAGCTGTTGGTACTTGCACTTGCATTTGTCCACCAACCCTAGCttgttaaagaaaatttcaatgcCAAACCTCTGTGGTCACCAAGAAAGAGCTAGCTGTATAATTAGGGGTCCCGGCAAATCCAGATTTGTGATGTGTAAGACCTATTATAGGGGAACTTCTCCTAACAAGATTTTTCTCCATTATTACCCTTATTGGTAATTGTGTATAATATGACTCTATAGAAGAAAGCAAAGAATCTTGATTTGtatattcttgattttcatcTTAAATTATTGGGTGCTGGTAGAGAAATCTTTGAGAGTGTGAATTTTCAGAACTTGCAAATGCTTCTGTCCCTTCTAGTCTTATGGAAACCCCTATTGTAGTGGCAGAGAGTAAAATAATTGTGTATAGATTGCTCCAAAAGTTCTATTTGAACACAGACCATCTCAAGCTTCTACCagtactttttcctttttatttctctattaaaaTAGACGAGGGACTATTAAGGGTAGGGAAAACTAACTTCATAGGTGTTTGAAAGGATGAAATTCGTACGAAGTCAGGCGAAATAATAGTCCAAGCAAAGTTGTTACTGCAAAAATCTCTTACCATCCAAAAAACTCTGGATGACGTTGAAGATATTTGGTTCTTGTGGTTGTGGATGATTCAAACCAAACCTACAACCTGTTGGTTTTGGCACATTTTATCCCACATCGATATTTTACCATTTGGGGAGGGGATTTAGAGCTATAAAAAACTCTTTCTCCTTCCATTTGTATCATCccaaaagttatatttttttcttccacaattaataaaaaatgttGGGTGCTCGGAGATTAAGTCTATTTGGATGAACTTCGATATCAAATTTTctggtgtttttattttttattattcaatattatttatcgggtattttttttgttgttctatttaGTGAAAAAATTGCTCgattttagtattcaatattatttgtcgggtatttcttttgttgttttgtttagtGGAAAAATTGTTCGATTttcccaacaagtggtatcaaagccaagGTTCTATCTTAGTATGCTCTGTGATTGAAGTTTTTTCTGATCTTCCACATCAGAAAAAATTCCTTTGCTCCTCTTGGGTTGTTTGTAGTCGTTgtaatattgaatatttttattgagTCTGTAATGacaaataaagatcaagaaacaAAGGATCCTATTACGCCGGGGGCATCGGGTTCCTCGTCTTCATGGTCGAGGTTCTCGCTGTCCACTCTGAAGTTGGCGGTGGAGATATTTGATGGTACTGGCTATTTCAGCATGTTGCAAGGAGAGGTTTTGGACTCTCTTTTCCAGCAGGGTCTTGATATTGCCATTGAGGGAAAAAAACcagaagaagtagaagaaagaGATTCGAACATCATAAATCGGTTGACGTGTGGAACAATCTGATCGTGCCTGTCTAGAGAGCAGAAGTATGCTTTCAAAACTGAGACTTCTGTGCACAAATTATGGAAGGCGCTGGAGGATAAGTTTCTGAAAAAGAGTGGTCAGAACAAGTTCcttatgaataaaaaattattcCAATTTGATTATCAATAAGGTACTACTGTGAATGAACACATCACTATGTTCAATCAATTAGTAGCAGACCTATTGAATTTAGATGTGAAATTTGAGGATGAGGATCTGGCTTTGATGTTGTTATCATCTCTTCTCGATGAATTTGAACATTTGGAGACTACGTTACTTCATGGGAAGGAGAATGTGTCGTTAGATGCTGTTTGTTCTGCTTTATATAGTCATAAATTGAGAAAGCAGGATAAGATGAAAACTAGATCATCAACATCCGAAGAAGCATTGGTGGCAAGGGGTCGTCAGCAAAGTGAGACTAAGGGGAGAAGAGAAAGGTCCAAATCAAAGGGCCGAGCCGTTGCCAAAGATGAGTGTGCTTTCTGTCATGAGAAAGGGCACTGGAAGAAAGACTGTCCGAagttgaaaaagaaaggaaaaagaccGCAAGATCCGCAAGATGCAAATGTTGCAGAATGCAAAAGTGATGCAAAATCCGATTTTTCCTTAGTATGCCTTCAATATCATCTCATCCAGATGAGTGGATATTGGATTCAGCATGTACCTATCATATATGTCCTGTTCGGGAATGGTTCTTTGAATTTCAAGAACTCAATGGTGGGGTTGTTTACATGGGTAATGATAATCCATTAAAACAATCAGGATAGGTTCGATCAAGCTGCGGAATCATGATGGATCCACCAAAATTTTGAGGGATGTATGGTACGTGCCAAAGTTGAAGAAGAATCTCATCTTAGTGGGGGCTCTTGAATCTAAGGGCCTAGTTGTGACGATACAAGATGGAGTTCTTAAAGCAACTTTAGAAGTGCTGGTGATATTTAAAGGTGTGAGAAAGAATAATTTATACTATTACTAAGGTAGTACAGTGTTGGGGATAGTAGCAACAGTAACTTCTAGTACCAAGAAGGATGTTGAGGCAACGAAGCTGTGGCATATGCGGTTGGGACATACTGGTGAAAAGTCCTTACAAATTCTTGCCAAGCAAGGATTGTTGGAAGGTAGGAAGACttgaaaacttgaattttgtGAGCATTGTGTTCTGGAAAAGCAACGAAGGGTGAAGTTTGGCACTGCAATTCATAAtaccaagggtattttggattaTGTGCACTCAGATGTGTGGGGACCTGCCAAAACTCCATCCATCGGAGGTAGGGATTATTTTGTCACCTTTGTTGATGATTTTTCCAGAAGAGTTCGGGTGTTTACTATGAAGAACAAGGATGAAGTGCTTGGAATTTTCCTTAAGTGGAAAGCTCAAGTTAAAAACCAGACAAGGAAAAAGATCAAGGTTCTTCGGACAGATAACAGAGGAGAATATAAGAATGATCCATTCCTGAATGTATGCCAAGACTGTGGCATAGTTCGATATTTCACTGTTAGAAAAACACCGCAATAGAATGGGGTGTCAGAGCGTATGAAAAAGACACTTGATACAAGAAATACAAggaaacacgaaacaaacaccaaaatcagtccactagccaAGAAACCgaggacctcttttggtgactCCTCTCGAATTTgctaccaacaagaagaatacaaggcaCAAGGGCGTAATAACACCAAAACAATAGcaacacaacaataacaagataaacaatAGACTAATTTCAGATtccacattaacaacacaaacacacggttacaacattaacactactacacgattacaaagaaacaaaaagatagatagttagacaaattgaaggtataatattaacaacccaaaagcctattccactcttggacctttaacatcacacacatcaaatacctaactcttacgttggcacaagagtgaccccgatctcccaagcatccaatgtttccaagcttgaatccaacacgagcgattctacactcaagttgatttccctagttacaatttcaggTTGAtggtcttctctccttagagagaaaatgtttcaagtgttataaactcataatattcatcaaaatctccTAATGAAACcttacattattctatttatagtgtattacaaataataggtaaaataaccaaaaggccccttagtgaaggggcacccctctagtgtatgtagtggactgatttggcccTTTAAGTgtatgtagtggactgttttggtgtccatttaggtgctcctttgcacttcattgcACACACCAAGCCTTGGGTCTAACGTATGCCCTCATACGTCCATCTacgtgatcgtactcgtatcatcctccccttcttgaaaaggattcgacctcgaatccgtaccttgcaaaattaaagaggaaacaaACAAGtacacatcctcatggcatgagggttagcaAAATAAACAATTAGCACTATCATTCCATAGTGGTACACACTTGAAGTACAACCAAGGATCCTTTTTGTTAATTATGAAAAGCTTTTGTACAACATCATAAACGAAAGGGCACAgatgaacatcaagaattaaaggacaaaaaccaccattaacatAAAAGGAATCACAATTCAAGTCACCATATTTATCAAGCACGGGTGGGGTGTCATGCAAAGGAGTACAagcaaaatcatttttcaaagatatatcaAGCACATGATgaaccctatgagccaagcaaacattagaatctttacaacaacataggctcacgggttcactcctttgtccttgaccaacatcttcaaattcttcactcacttgagattcattaatcacatcatatatattctcaagtggtgggcaGGTTTTACatacaagttgatcaacacaattttcatataacgatgtactttcattcaacacaatagcttcaacactaggtggacacaaatcgatcttactagaagagtcgattCGATCATCTATAGGATCAGCTAGTGTATCCACTCGCATAACATGTACATCATCCATAAGTGGtaaggaatcaatatactcatatgtAGGTAAGCTGCTACTCACACTGAACGGCTTATTAGTCACATGTTCATCATTCACATGTACCAAagtataagagttagctatttttccttgacgttcatgagtatgttcatctttacctcgatgtgaaagtccttcacaagttTGGGCAGCAACTTTCTTCGGAAATCTCTCACTGCAAGGTGTTTGGACCTTAGGTTTTGGATTTGTTGGGATAAGTGTGGAtaccaattggcgtagcctttcagCGTGCCCTTTCATGTCTTCAATATTGTCAGTGATGCGGTCAAACGTGGCATCGAGATTGGTGGCatccatggtacctaaaagaaaagacaacaacgaacaacaaaacaacaaattTGTTAGCttaaaaatgcctcaccacactctcactcttgatttttacctcacacttggtttcacaagtgttgaaagttagtttgtacttcgcgagtgattgagggtcgagtctactcttgcatggaatagattttcatttgagttgactcaaagaaaatttatttacggacttgaaccaacaagatacaacgaattcacaaaagataaaagcacacaacaaacgtaAACACGAACAAACAGACTCtacaactaacttacaatctagtaggagatTTCTAGCTTGTTAATTAGTGTCCGAACCAACAAACGGAACTagaaaacaataaaatgaaactaagaaatctgaaatttaagcttaaaaattattggtGAACAGTAAAAACGTGATGTGGCAGCCATGTATTAGTTGCggttgttatcaaattttattttctaattcaagTCTTGGTCCAATTGTAATTTGGAATTGTTGGAAATTGGTTAAGGAGAgaaaacaagtcttgaaatcctcttttaaattcaaaaagcaagacttgacttttctcctcaagacatggtccttaaatcatggaaagttgttggaaaagTGGTTGTTAAAGTCCTTGAGTGGTTGGAATTGGTTGTAAAAGTCTTGAGAGgtcttaaattttgaaattatatctttcaaaactaataaaatacaCACTCTATTTCTTCAACTTCCAAGATCAAACATCCACTTTTTCTTCACAATAGATAAAGatgtgaagaacaccaagaacacatttttttgaatcttaaagttctaaggttcaagttggaccccaaacatcaacaatacctttccaagcttaaaaatacaacacaataaccaCCATACACATTCAAACCTTGAACCAATAATACACCACACGTCCAATCTTTGAAtccgcaacaacaataccaacaacaatcacACGACCAAAGTttaggttcacaacaacaacatcaacaattaaagctcaaatctagatctagACTTCTTTAGTGTTAGAGGTGAAGaagctaacactagaaacaacaaaacaaataaaatgactcctagatctagactcaaaacaagaaaaatctcagccaagacacaacaagaacacaatttcgaccaagacacaaaaatggacagatttgcttctttttggaattttcagatttcaacttttttttttttgaattttctaacaagTAAGCcgaagattgatcttgtaggaacaagatctagCCATGCTCTGATgtcaaatgatacaagaaagacaataaaacacgaaacaaacaccaaaattagtCAACTAGCCAAGAAACCgaggacctcttttggtgacctctctcagattcgctaccaacaagaagaatacaaggcaCAAGGGCATACtaacaccaaaacagtagcaacacaacaagaaaaagatgaacaatAGACTAATTTCGGATTTCagattaacaacacaaacacacggttacaacatcaacactactacacgattacaaagaaacaaaaggatagatagttagacaaattgaaggtataatattaacaacccaaaagcttattccactctAGGAACTTTAACATCACACACatcaaatacctaactcttacgttggcacaagagtgaccctgatctcccaagcatccaacgtttccaagcttgaatccaatacgagcgattccacactcaagttgatttccctagttacaattttaGGTTGATGGTCTTCTCCCCTTAGAGAGGAAATGTTTCAAGTGTTATAAActcataatattcatcaaaatctcctaatgaaaccctacattatt encodes the following:
- the LOC107865932 gene encoding protein STRICTOSIDINE SYNTHASE-LIKE 10 — its product is MEIVSITKRMFLILQIWILLNVSPYLVHCQPSHLRLPPRVLGPEASAFDTKGGGPYTGVGDGRVLKYEGPNIGFTEFATTSPNRTKIRCDGTNDPISQQICGRPLGLEFYTRTGDLYITDAFYGLLVVGSSGGLARPVVTSFEGKPFAFLNSLAIDQERRMIYFIDSGAVFRISNRVIILLSRRDTTGRLFQYDIRRNQTTLLLSGLSGPAGIALSRDKSYLLVTELIARRIRRFWLTGSKTNTSDVFTEVDGNPDNIKRTVSGDFWVAVVNVNIPTFISRGQRLNQFGQVMETRDFTAQYMLSPAGISEVQEYKGKLYVGSLDQNFVGVYNV